Part of the Antechinus flavipes isolate AdamAnt ecotype Samford, QLD, Australia chromosome 2, AdamAnt_v2, whole genome shotgun sequence genome is shown below.
aggaaaaatgagagccagaaggaggaaagaactttataaaatttACAGAATTTGCATTGGAAGGAACTTTTGGGACTACCTACTCCAATCTGTACTCAAACCTGACCTGTTACAATCCCCCTAATGGCTATTTTCTAGTGGAAGACCTTTAGTGAGGAGGAATTCACTATACTTATATAGCTTTAATAGCTAGAGTAGTTATCCCTTCAACATCAATGGGGCTAGAGGCACAGTTCCCTTGTGATGTGAAAaatctatgtatatttttttggCCCTCCTTTTGTAATAGAgaagtctaaatttttttttctttgatggaaTGTTTTCAGTCTCTTATAAAATGTGGATGGATATTGTACAcatattttgtgcatttctgagtttcttttttcctGGTCTTTACTTGtctgcagcttccacaaaactcccccaaattaatatttcttatgCTAATCATGACATATTGGAACTATGATGGAGAAACTCATGATATAGAAGGGATAACTATTTCCTTTCACTATATCTGCTTCTCTGAAGttgtttctatttctgccttctgaggCTAATGGTTGAATCtaatcccttccttctttcctcctcatgAGAGACTTCctaatatttgaagatagctacCATATCTTAATCACCTCAAATCTAAGAGCCGCACAATTTTAATCCACACTCTCCTCCATCATGGTGCCACTTAGGTCTTGAACAGGGAGTCAGAAAGATCCTCATGGCTCACTGTTAAGGGTAGAAGAGCTTGGCTCTAGGGTTTGCCAATTGCTCCTCCTCCATGGAGTTAAGGGCTTTTAGATTACTCTAGTTCTTTTTCCCCAAAGCCAGCTTTAAGGACAGGCTGAAAAGAGGTTAACAGGCAGTCATGCAGCTGTctcatccttccttttctctttaaaacaaaGTCTCAGAGACAGGATTTGCTTTCAGTTCTTAACCTCCCAGATGGCTTTTCAACATACACAGCTGTCACATTCTGCTACAGACTCAGTGACAGCAAGTATAGTGTTTATATTCCTTTAAGTGTAAATGATACTAAATAATGTagggaaaaaaaccttttatttctaGGAGCAAGTTATCAGTTTGATGTTTCAGTTATTGAAAGATGTTGATCCAATCTAAAGGAGATAGTACAAGCTTGGGAtaattattttgcttcacttaTTATATTGCTATTAACAAAAGGATGTATTGCAGTTCAACTGCACAACTCTCTCcttaagggttttttttcctcccctccccaatcttTATATCAAAGAAGCTTTTTATTCAGAAAGCTAAATCTAGTTTAGTTTAATGTAattagggaaacaaaatttgatgGTGGAGGCCATGTTATGTAAAGAATTACAAAGGGcaaggaaatcaaagaatttcagaCCTGGAATAAGGTAAGAGTCCAGTGTTCTCcatttagagaaaagaaacaaacaccaACTACAAAAGTGAAGTGACCTTCCACACATTAGCTAGTTAAAGGCAGAACCAGAATCTCCACCCACTTCATCTCAGCTGTCATACTCTCTGCACCACATTTTGTCTCTCTATAAAGGACtgtccaacccctttatttttcagttgaagaGAGGTGGCCAAAGGTACACATTTAATGAAAAGAAGTGGCATTCAATACAAACTATTGCCTCTCCCTTTGTTTTCACAAATGCTAGcaattttcaaattcaaaatctgttagcagtggtcaagattttgtgatttttgacCTGCAGATGGAGAAAGTGAGTGGCAGAAATAGAGTGATATGTACTGACAAGTCAACAAAGAGATTTTCATATTatcaaataagttttttttttaacatccaaGCGGTTCAGAGTCGTCTTTAAAATGACTTCACAGAATCCCTTTCACATTGAGCAGCAGTCTGTATGTCACAAtttaattatttcacattttattacaTGGCCTAATGAAGATAGAAACACAACTGACTGAATCACATACACTTCCTTTCTAAACTTCCTTACCCAGAGCTTCCCCAAACACCACTAGTCATCAataatggagaaatgaaaaagttggTTGTTAAGTCAATTTCTGGGTTAAAAAAATGATTGTTCTACAGAAAAGGTAAATCTGAGCCACTTTCAGACCAGAAATTATCTCAAGAAACTGATATTAAGGTCAGCAATAAAAATTGAATGAACCAGgtaataaggaattatttttgctatatattttttaaaggcttaAAGTAGAAATTGTTTAATTATAAAGGTTTACTCCATTTATAAAGCTAAGCAGAATGCCatgccttttatttaaaaaacaaagccaGACACTATATAATATACCACGTAAATCTTAGCTTATTAAAGTTGATAATGGTGACTAGCacaaaaaaagtatactttaCTATCAATGCACACGGGCTTATTTTTGGAACTCCAAAAATCTGCCATATTTCTAGCCTCATTTcatgtttcttcatttctttttagcCAAAATggattattaattataattaccTGAACTCCATATTCTACCCACAGCCTGCATAATTTGAAAAAACTCACACTCAGAAGAAGGTCCTTCTTCATTGCACttgtcagaatttttattttcaatccaCTTCAGGTGCTACCTCCTCTGAGGTACCTTCCCTGATCTTTCCCTATGACTCATGTTCTACTGCTCAAATTAACTTGTGTATTCCAGGACAAAGTTCCTTGTGAGCAGTGACTTttttgggaggaggaaggaagcagAGGAGGGGTGGATATCTTCAGAACCTCGACTTATCTGAAGACAATCCACTTTTTTGgtgcaaaatattttctcctcaatctTTTCTACTCTGATGCCTCCACAATGCTTTCTTGGAGCCCTTGCCAGCAGAAGACAAGTTTTGACAGGCCCTACTGAACTAGAACTGCTTCCTATGCAGATGCAAGATCATGAAGTAGGCTAAAGAACCAGCTGAGTTAAAGTCAAAAGAAGCTTATCATCAAATGGACAACAATTTTTTGGTTATAGCTATTGCGGATGACTAAATTACAGAGAGGTTATGATACGCATTGGTGAAGGAAATAGACAAACTGACAATTCTGGATCCTTTAAATACTGTTTCTCCCTAAACTTTAATggataaaatatctatttatagaTTGAAATGCATTTTTGGGGATGTTGAccaaataaaaactataataaacttGTAGAATATTCCACTTAAAAACAACCTGTAGGTTCTTCTTTAGATGAAGTAACTTGATTTCAGAGCACAAATCAGTTATAGGGCTGAAACTGTAATCTGGTATGTCTTCCCACTATTACTGCTTCAACCCCAAATTATAATTCCAGTGATCCCAAAGTTATGAAATTCACTTACTAACATTGCTCCTATCTtgtaatgaaagaaaacatacactTAAGGGAAGACAGAACACCATTGAACTAAGATTCTGTCTACAAGCTGAATTAGTCCCAACTTGTGCACATACCCTTTTTTATTAGGGACATTTACACAAAGGCAGTCTTACTGCTTGAcaaaagagaaacttaaaaacTCAATGATTTCCATCATAgcaataaaagaataatataaggATTTGTAACAGAAATCTGTAAATCTGCAAGATCAGCAATATCATCTTTCACAAATGGCAGACCTTGGTTTTCTACAAGGCGCTGGTAGTTACATATGCTTGTGGTTCTGTGGCCTCCAATGTCACAAAGTACAAGTGTACAAAGCACTGTTATTTGTAATAAAGCCAATGTTTACATTAAGCACAATACAGCAATTTATTTAGATGCTTCAAATGAATACAAAGGGAAATAAAGATCACAAAATTATACATACTACAACAGTGTGTCATATATTAGATGGTATAAATGAATACACCATGTTGGTGTGTAACTAAAGATAAAACTAAATATCCAAAATGCAGCACTCAAGTTTGTTTGCTGCCTCAACACAATACACTTTTATACAGTTCTAAAAGGTGTCAAAATTAGCTGCAAACTTGTTCATTGCATGTGATTTTAGCttaaaagatttcagaaaatggATCTGAAATACCAGTTTGTTGGCTGTAATTTTGAGGATATTCAGAACAAGAAAATTCTATAATACAATAGAGtccagatataatttttttttaatattgctggCCTCTGGTTTGAGATTGTACAAGATTATGTGCAAAAACTAAGTCTGTCAAAAGTTCATACTATAGCAGGTTCAAGCTTTTGCTAGATAAACTAGATACAGCGTTTATTACACAGCAGGGCAAcactaaaaaagagaaacaaatctaTGATGGgtacacaataacaatatcaTAAGCGTCACTTGAATAGGTCTAAAAGActgtacaaatatacatattttaactattcagaatgaataaatgaaaaaaaaaatcaattttcccCAGAGTCTACTATACACATTGAACTGGTAGCTCATATGTTGGACCTATTATACTACCATGTGAATAAAGGTAATGGTTTAAAAGGACATACAACTGAACATATACAGAGTGAAATAAATGTTGAGAATGCAGATAAAATAAGTCTCTGCTTTTCCTCATGTGCATTCCGGAGCCACCAGCGTATTGGTTTTTCACATTAAATTACTGTGCTTGCCACAGCAGATTCTAAAGCAAGATTAGCCAACAGCATACTCAGAAATAACCACTGGAATAGGAGTGGCCACACATTAACCACTGAAGTCAGTTGACCTAGCACTCAAACGGCAGTACCAGTTGAATTAAGCTTAGCAGTCATACTGAAATGCAAAGATCCAACAGTTACAGAATACAGCCTACCACCAATGCTTAGGAAATAGGGCAGTTTATGCTTGTTGGCTACTCAGCTCTACACCAGTTAAGCTGCTATGTATTGGTTCTGCAACACCATCAGTCATATTATCAAATTGTTCTCCATCCTCACTGTCAATTGTGCTATTTTGCCATTCCATCTGTGGGTTGGACAAACTTTCCTCATTTTCAGATGCATTTTTCCACTGTGACTGGTCCTTAGACCAAAATTCTTCTACTTTTCCATAGGaactattcttccatttcacctGCTCTTCATCACTTTCTGATGCACCTTTCGTTTCAGCCACTGGTTTACTGCTCCCAGCATCTTCACTCTGGGATGACTCATCAGTCCATGCTCCAGGTTTCATTTCACATGTATTGTCTTCAAAGTCAGATACCTGTTGAGAACCAGGCCCACTTTCACATGGAGAAGCACCATCTTTCCATTCAACAGGATCATCTTGATCAACATCACTATCAGAAGCATCGTGTATTAGTTTTGTTGGTTCCTCAGTAGAATGACTATCtccatattttgaatcttcttcatctttttggtctattttatcTTCAGATTCTAAAGTGTCCCCAGTAGTTATTTTGGTAATGCTTTCTTCTGGGTTATCCACCATGTTATCATTAGGAATTTTATGTTCAACATCAAAAGTTGCACCAAAAGGACTACCACTTCCATTGGATTCTTCTTCTAAATTTTCAAAACCATCAGATGAACTGTCATCTTCCTTCCCAAGGTTTAATTTTTTGTCAACAGTTTTACTAGCATTGACTCTAGAAttcttttcatcatgattttcaaatAGCCACTCAGCATCAAAATCCATTTCATGTTTAACTTTGTTTAGTTCTTTCATGTTAAAACCTAGTAACACACCAGGTTTATACTTTTCACAATCTCTGacacatttcttccttttattactGAAATGAGAAGCAATGTCACTCTTCCATAACCATAAACTGGCAGCcaatttttcaatttctcttctaGTGGGATAGGGCTGTTTGTTGAAATACTTTGTTAGAAATGTTTTTCTTGCTTCATAAGAATCATCTTCATGACCTTTGGGGTCTAAAGCTAAGACAACGGGCTCTTCAGGTTTCTCTTCAAAGATAGAGGGTGTATCAACCTCATCTTCTAACTTCCTCTTTTTCAGCAAATTAAATTCTATGTTCTCATAAGTACGCTTCACGGGTGCCAGCCCTGGAGATTGATTGAGCCGAGAGGGAGCATTTGTTTTATCTTGGCCATTCTGGGTTTTTCCGACACCTCTGCAGTGAACCAGATGCAGTGTGATTGTTGAGGCTGTCATATTACTAGTGTATACACCAAGGCAATGGATGCATTTGTAGGTAAGCTTTTTCTCAACTGGATGAACCGTCTGAATAACCTGGTGCCTCTCCCGTAAATGATGTGCAAGTGCATCAGAGATGGGTCCTTTCAGGATTGAAAAGCATAGAGGACAAAGTGTTTTACCTACATCTTTTTTATAGGGTACTGCAGCTTGAGGTGAACTTTTTATAGGGATATCTGCCTTTTCCTGAATTTTTGGCTGTGGCTTTGGGGGGACTGGGGGATTATTCTGGGCATGATAAGCTACAGATTCAGCCGGGGCATCTCTCAAGTTGTACGTGGTTACAAGTAGATGTATGTTAGTGTGACTACCCTGTTGCAATGTCAAATCAAAGCTTAAAGTGGAATCAGTTTTGGGTCCCATTTCTTCATCAACATGAACCATTCGCATATGAGCAGCCATCTTTTCAACATCATTAAAAGTTGAACGGCAATATGGACAAGAGAGACCATGGATTAACATGTGGTTAAGCAAAGTATCAGTGGGCAAATAGCGATTACAAtatagacacttactagtgaAATTGTGTATTTTCATTATGTAGTTAGCAACTGCAGGCACCTTCTCTGCCTTATGTTCCTTTTCAAAGTGAACACTGTAGACATTTTCAGGGAATAGCTCATTACAAATTGtacaaattttccatttttgtgttGATGAAGTATTGGTTGCTGCAGAAGGGcctgtagcagcagcagcagcagcaggttTTGAACTGGACTGACCTAATACTCTAGAGGCTGCCTGTgattgagagagagaggatgATTTCAACTGGTTtgatgaaagagaagatgaattggTAGACTGAAGTGAGTATCTTGCTGGTGCCTGCGACCTCTGTTCTGAGCCAAGACCGTATGATCTCCCATTCCCACTCGGCAGTAATTGTTTCATTGACTGTGACTGCTGAGGAATGGAAACGGGTGCATTACCACTTAAACCTAGTCTCACTGACTGACCAACACCGTAACTCTGAGCTACTGATTTGACTCCATAATTATTTTGTTGGAGATGGACATTAGACATCATATTGACTCCAGTAGAATTTAAATTAGGCTTTGGTATAGTGAGGCGATTCACTATCTGCTGTGATGGAAGAGATCGGACATTTCCAGAGGCAAGGGAACCAACTCTTTGTGGGAGTCCCATAGGCTTTTTCTCCTGTGGTTTTGGAGCAATTAGCATCAATGGTTTGGATCTTGGAACCACTACATTGGTATGCCCTATCATTGCTGTTACCTGATAGCCTATCCGTTCATGATCTTCAATAACATGTTGTACTAAAGCTTCATAGGATTTCGGCATAAAAAGGCATCTCTTGCAGTGAATACTTCCCTCCTCTCGGGTATTTGAACTTAATGGAACTGCACCATTAAGAGATTTTTCACCTGCCTTTGCTATGTAAGGTGCTGCAACATGCTGAAAATGTTCCCTGTAAATGTGCTTTCTAACTACTTCATACAGAGGGTCTCGGTAAGTGCACTTCTTACAGTAATAAACAGCTTGTTCTACACTGTCAGCCTGCTTAGGTTTAAGGCTATcatgtttgtttttatctttaaaagtgCTGATGCTGCCACTTGGTGCACTGGCATTTGGAGcatgaaatattttaatgtgCGTTTCCAAAGTCTTTTTGTCCGCATTGAAAGTACAGTAGGGACAATTAAGGAGAATCCTATTTTCAAAGTCTTCACTATGAACATTCCGGAAGTGACTTTTGTAGGCCGAAAAGAATTTTGAGGAAAATGGACAAGCACTACAGCAAAAGGGTTTTGTCCGATAGtccttaaagaaagaaaacaaaagattagGATATGGGAATGCTTGACCAAATGACATTTATGAAACAAAAAGGATGTAGAAAAACACAATCTAAGGGTTTTCTAGCTTTCTCCATCACTTCAATTGAAGCCACAGAAAATGCTCTTTTAAGCTGGAGGTGCAATGTTATGCACTTAAAAGTATCCTTAAGCAATAGGAGctcatgtttttttcctggttctgcttatttcaccaAATAACATTTTTAGATATTCAGAGTTATTTATATTCATGTTTTTTCAGTGCAACTTCCCTAAATCAGAATTTgtaagtttaaaaacaaaatatgaaattagTCTTCATTTAGTGTTTCATGGCATTATATCAGTACAATCAAAAATGAATCAATTTTTTATTGCTCTAAATCTTCCAGTAAGTTTAAATGGGAACAGAATCACATTTCTGAACTTTGTTGAATTTAATCAAACCAGAAGCAAATTAATGGGAGAACAAAACGTTAAACTTTAGAAGGAGTTGTGACAAGAAAAAGGTAAGAGTGAAATTATCTTTAATTAGTGGCCTAAATAGTAGGGCTCTAAGATTACTGTACAATTCTAGCCCCAAAGCTAGTGCAATTAGATAATTATAGAAAGATATAAAGAACTACC
Proteins encoded:
- the ADNP gene encoding activity-dependent neuroprotector homeobox protein, with the protein product MFQLPVNNLGSLRKARKTVKKILSDIGLEYCKEHIEDFKQFEPNDFYLKNTTWEDVGLWDPSLTKNQDYRTKPFCCSACPFSSKFFSAYKSHFRNVHSEDFENRILLNCPYCTFNADKKTLETHIKIFHAPNASAPSGSISTFKDKNKHDSLKPKQADSVEQAVYYCKKCTYRDPLYEVVRKHIYREHFQHVAAPYIAKAGEKSLNGAVPLSSNTREEGSIHCKRCLFMPKSYEALVQHVIEDHERIGYQVTAMIGHTNVVVPRSKPLMLIAPKPQEKKPMGLPQRVGSLASGNVRSLPSQQIVNRLTIPKPNLNSTGVNMMSNVHLQQNNYGVKSVAQSYGVGQSVRLGLSGNAPVSIPQQSQSMKQLLPSGNGRSYGLGSEQRSQAPARYSLQSTNSSSLSSNQLKSSSLSQSQAASRVLGQSSSKPAAAAAATGPSAATNTSSTQKWKICTICNELFPENVYSVHFEKEHKAEKVPAVANYIMKIHNFTSKCLYCNRYLPTDTLLNHMLIHGLSCPYCRSTFNDVEKMAAHMRMVHVDEEMGPKTDSTLSFDLTLQQGSHTNIHLLVTTYNLRDAPAESVAYHAQNNPPVPPKPQPKIQEKADIPIKSSPQAAVPYKKDVGKTLCPLCFSILKGPISDALAHHLRERHQVIQTVHPVEKKLTYKCIHCLGVYTSNMTASTITLHLVHCRGVGKTQNGQDKTNAPSRLNQSPGLAPVKRTYENIEFNLLKKRKLEDEVDTPSIFEEKPEEPVVLALDPKGHEDDSYEARKTFLTKYFNKQPYPTRREIEKLAASLWLWKSDIASHFSNKRKKCVRDCEKYKPGVLLGFNMKELNKVKHEMDFDAEWLFENHDEKNSRVNASKTVDKKLNLGKEDDSSSDGFENLEEESNGSGSPFGATFDVEHKIPNDNMVDNPEESITKITTGDTLESEDKIDQKDEEDSKYGDSHSTEEPTKLIHDASDSDVDQDDPVEWKDGASPCESGPGSQQVSDFEDNTCEMKPGAWTDESSQSEDAGSSKPVAETKGASESDEEQVKWKNSSYGKVEEFWSKDQSQWKNASENEESLSNPQMEWQNSTIDSEDGEQFDNMTDGVAEPIHSSLTGVELSSQQA